The Lactococcus allomyrinae genome includes a region encoding these proteins:
- the ssb gene encoding single-stranded DNA-binding protein, which produces MINNVTLVGRITRDPELRYTPQNQAVATFSLAVNRQFKNANGDREADFINCVIWRQQAENLANWAKKGALIGITGRIQTRNYENQQGQRIYVTEVVADSFQMLESRQDRGNVQTPQPAATQSTGKQTSPADPHDPFASSEPMTINDDDLPF; this is translated from the coding sequence ATGATAAATAATGTCACTTTGGTGGGGCGGATAACACGTGACCCTGAACTCCGATACACACCACAAAACCAAGCAGTCGCAACCTTCTCATTAGCAGTCAACCGCCAATTTAAAAATGCGAACGGTGACCGCGAGGCCGATTTCATTAACTGCGTCATCTGGCGGCAGCAAGCTGAAAATTTAGCAAATTGGGCTAAAAAAGGGGCTCTAATTGGTATCACTGGGCGTATTCAAACACGAAACTATGAAAATCAACAAGGCCAACGCATTTACGTGACTGAAGTAGTTGCGGACAGTTTCCAAATGCTCGAAAGTCGTCAAGACAGAGGGAATGTACAAACACCTCAACCTGCAGCAACTCAAAGCACTGGAAAACAAACTTCTCCTGCAGATCCTCATGATCCATTTGCAAGCTCAGAACCAATGACAATCAACGACGACGATTTACCTTTTTAA
- a CDS encoding biotin/lipoyl-binding protein, translating to MINGIPNYKNNCIEENTLLEIKGIQSKHNQVSVVYKETRIKNCRLFISRLVGFVHIAPVISMTKILRPNDLVMTIEELDVLNEVHMEQSGKIEAVYVEENQFVMYGTPLLLIRCLDSS from the coding sequence ATGATAAATGGAATCCCTAACTATAAGAATAACTGTATAGAAGAAAATACTCTTTTAGAAATAAAAGGTATACAATCAAAGCATAATCAAGTCTCAGTTGTTTATAAAGAAACTCGAATTAAAAATTGTAGATTATTTATAAGCAGACTTGTTGGGTTTGTTCATATTGCCCCTGTCATATCGATGACAAAAATTTTGCGACCAAATGACTTAGTAATGACCATTGAAGAGCTAGATGTTTTAAATGAGGTGCACATGGAACAAAGCGGTAAAATTGAAGCAGTATATGTTGAAGAAAATCAATTTGTAATGTATGGAACTCCGTTACTCTTGATAAGATGTCTTGATAGTAGCTAG